ATCCATGAAATGAAATGGGACGATGCGGTCCTTTTACGGTATCTGCTTGACATGTTCAATACCGTACTTTTAAAAGATGTAATAAAGCGAAACAAAATTCGCGATATAGATTTGCTTGAAAAGGTCGTTCTATACCTGATGGACAATATCGGGAACACGTTCTCTGCAAAGACCATCTCAGATTTTTTAAAAAACCAAGGGAGAAAACTCAGCACCGAGACGGTGTACACCTACATCAAGGCCTTGGAGAGTGCATTTTTGATCCATAAGGTGCCACGCTTCGATATCAAGGGAAAACGACTTCTCGAGACCCAGGAGAAATATTTTGTCTCGGACTTGGGTCTGCGCCATGCAACAAGGGGGTATCGTGACAATGATATCGGGGGAATGCTGGAAAATGTAGTGTTCCTCGAACTGCTTCGGAGGGGATGGACTGTCAACATCGGAAAACAGGGTTCTTATGAAATTGACTTCATTGCTACCCATACCGATGAAAGACTCTATGCCCAGGTATGTTACATTCTGACGAAGGACAATACACAACGCGAATTCGAACCATTGGAGGCGATTGACGATAATTATGAGAAGGTTGTAATCTCCACGGACTCCCTGACAGGTTTCAATCGCAACGGAATCAAACAAAGGAATATCATAGAATTTCTCCTGGACACGTGAAATCAGTCTGAGATGCTGAAAAGCCAAGGCCTCTGCTCTTCCAACTGTTTTTTGCTGGCAGGTTCCCTGCCTGCCGTTTGCCTGAACTGTCTTTTCAATCTTTCACGGCAGACACCCTTCTGCCCTTTGGCAGAAAGGTGTTCCTGTTTTCCAATCTCTTCGTACCTGTTGCAATCACTATCGCTGCAAAGAAGTACCGTTCAAATCAATAACCACCACCGTTTCTTCCTGCGGCCCCAACGTCACGGTACAACCCAGATTCCCTTCAGCCACTACCCCTGCACTATTTGAGCCTATCTTCTCGATTCCCCTTAGGCAAACACTCCAGGGAGTTTTCTTTCCTGTCTTTACCACCTCATAGGTAGACCCGCTTCTCGATACCGTGCAGGTCACTACCTCCTTCCCTTCGTGGTCACTCACACCGACGGAAATACTGTTGCCATCATCCAATGCGAATACATGGAAACAAACCCCATCGGAAAAATCATAATCGGTTCTGGTTATATCATTGCCAACGGCCAGCAGGCTATTGGGGCGAACCATCAAAGGCAAGCTGAAATAGTCATGGTGTTCGTTATACCATCTTCCTCCCTCGACCTGTCTTCCATTGAGGAAATTCGTCCAGACACCTTGGGGAAGGTAGTAGGAAACAATGCCATCCGAACTGAAAACAGGGGCAACAAGAAGCGAATCCCCCAACAGATATTGCCGGTCAAGATAGGCACAGCAAGGGTCTTCAGGATACTCCAAGACCATTGAACGCATCATCGGAACCCCTGTTTGATGCGTCTTGACCGCTTGGCCGAACAGATAGGGCATCAAGGAACATTTCAGTTCCACGAAATGACGCAAGACTTCACTTGCCTGGTCATCATAATTCCAAGGCACCCGATAGGACTCACTGCCATGTAGCCTGCTATGGGAAGACAAGAGACCAAAGGCAACCCATCGTTTGAACAAATCGGGGGTGGCCGTCTTTTCGAAGCCCCCGATATCGTGACTCCAGAACCCAAAACCCGAAAGGGAAAGGGAAAGACCCCCACGAAGGCTTTCTGCCATCGAGGCATAGGTTGCAGAGCAATCGCCACCCCAGTGAACAGGGAACTTCTGCCCCCCGACTGTAGCACTGCGGGCAAACACCAGGGCCTCATGGACTCCCCTGTTCTTTTCCACCAGTTCAAAGACTGCTTTATTGTACAGGTAGGTATAAAAGTTATGCATTTTAAGAGGGTCACTCTGGTCATGGTACACAACTTCAGTAGGGATGCGTTCACCAAAATCGGTCTTGAACGTATCCACCCCCATATCCAGAAGTTTCTGCAGTTTTGACTGGAACCAAGAGACGGCCTCCCTGTTGGTAAAGTCAACCAAAGCCATTCCTGCCTGCCATCGGTCCCATTGCCAGACACTGCCATCCTGTTTCTTGACCAGGTACCCTTTGGCCATCCCTTCATCGAACAACACTGACTTCTGGGCAATATAGGGGTTTATCCATACGCAGACATGGAGTCCTTTTGCATGCATACGCTTTATCATGGCAACAGGATCCGGGAATTGCCGTTCATCCCAGACAAAATCAACCCATTGGAATTCCTTCATCCAGAAACAGTCAAAGTGGAAGACCTGGAGTGGAATGTTGCGTTTTGTCATACCGTCAAGGAATCCATTGACCGTTGTCTCGTCGTAATCCGTTGTAAAGGAAGTAGACAACCATAACCCAAACGACCAGGGAGGAGGAAGCGCTGGTTTACCGCAAAGCAAGGAATAGGAAGCAAGTACCTGCTTGAGGGTCTCCCCTCCAATAAGGTAGTAATCCAAACATTCCCCCTTAACGGAGAACTGGACAGCGGTTACCACTTCAGAGCCCACTTCAAAAGAAACTTTTCCAGGATCGGACACCAACACCCCATACCCTTTGGAAGAAAGGTAGAACGGAATATTCTTGTAAGCTTGCTCGCTACTGGTCCCCCCATCCTCATTCCAAATGTCCACGACTTGTCCATTCTTGACGAAGGGAGTAAACCGTTCGCCTAAACCATAGATTGTCTCACCCACCCCAAGGGAGAGGTATTCGCATTGGTAGGCTTGGTCCCCATCGACTGTGGCGTGCCCGCTGAGTGACCCGATACTGGCAGTAAGTTCTCTCCCCGCATAGGAAAAAGCAACCGAGCAGGGTCCTTTTTTCCCCACGCTGACGCTTAGCTGGTCACTGATTGCCTCCCAGCCTTCCTCTGACTGGGAAAATTGCAACTGTTCGGGTTTGTCTGGGGCAAGCTCGAATTGAGGGCCCGTATGTAAGGCTCCCTTGAAATGATAGGAACGGACATGGATCACGTTCTCAAGGGGGGAAGAAAATTCCAAGGTATGCAAGGGAGTGTTTAACGTATCGCCACGGCCGACGATACGTTTGGGTGAAGCATAGACCGTAAGGCAACCGTTTTCGGCCTTGCTATCCTGGATCTCCACTTTATTGATCATTTTTACGTTTTTCTGGATTCCCCAATACCCATCTCTAAATTTCATATTGCCATCCTCACTATATTTGCAACGATCATGTCTTAACCGAACCTGCAACCATTCCCTTTATGATGTACCGTTGCAGGCAAAGGTAGAAAATGACTGCAGGAAGAATAGTCAGCAACACCCCTGCCATCGCATAGTTCCACTCCACTTTATAGAGGCCAAAGAAATTGTAGGCTGCCAGTTGCAAGGTGAGCGATTTCTTTGAGCCACTGAGTACCAGCAGGGGAAGCAGGAAATCATTCCACATCCACATGGTGTTGATCACGATTACCGAAACGGTAACCGGTTGCAGCAACGGGAAGATTATCTGGAAGAATGCCCTAAGGGGCGAAGCCCCGTCTATCTCAGCGCAATCATCCAATTCATGGGGTATACCCTTCACCGCTCCATGGTACATAAACAGGGCAAGGGATGATCCAAGCCCCCAATAGAGCACGCCAAGCCCCCAGGGGGACCCAATAAGGTGCAGTTCCTTGGCTACCTTCACCAAGGCAATCATGAACGAATGAAAGGGAATCATCATGGGGGCTATCAAAACAAGGAACATAACCCAACTGTACCGGGTCTTGGTCCTTGAAAGCTTGAACCCGGCAAGGGAACTTACCACAACCACCCCGCTTACCCCGAGAGAGGTAGCGATCAAAGTGTTGAGAAAATACCTTGGGTACTGCATGATGGCAAACGCTTGGAGAAAATTATCAAAGGAAAAGGAAGTGGGAAGCGCCAATACGTTTGTCGTGATTTCCGAAAATGACTTGAAAGAATTGATCACCACCAGAAACAAGGGATACAGATATACTAACGCTACCAAGCTAAGGATTCCTGTTGTCAGGAAAGAAGAAACAGGACGTCGTTTCATACCTCCACCTCCTTCTGCTTGAAAGAACGTACCTGTAAAATGGAAAGCAACAGGATCATGAGGAACAAGATGACTGACTTGGCAGTTCCATAGCCAAAGCGGTTAATGACAAAGGCAGTCCTATAAATATCCAAGGCAACGGTGGTCGTCGCATTGCCAGGGCCTCCATTGGTGAGACTCAAAATAACATCGAAGGCCTTCAACCCGTTGGAAAGGGAATAAAACACGCATACCGTAATCGAGGGCATGATCATAGGCAGCGTAATACGGAAAAACCGCAACGGTCTCGAAGCCCCGTCTATCATCGAGGCTTCTATCAGATCGTGGGGTACCGACTGGAGCCCGGCTATGTAGACAACCAGGTAAAAACCGAGCGCATTCCAGACAGAAACCAGCAAGACACTGAAGAACACCAGGTGGGTATCCCCAAGCCAGCTGGACATAAAGACGCTCCACCCGGTTTTCTGGAAAAAGGATTCAAAACCAGCAGAGAATATGAATCTCCAAATGTAGCCAATGATGATCAAGCTGATAATATTGGGGACATAGAAGGCAGCCCTCAATGTATTCTTACCCTTGATGTCACTGTCCAGCAGGACGGCGAGGAACAAGGCCACAAGGTTGATGACCACCACCGAACACAAGGTCAGTCTGAGTGTGAACCACATGGATTTCCACATGTCACTGTCATCAAGAAACAGTTCTTTGTAATTCTCGAGACCGATGAATGTCTGTACCCGGTCAAGGCCATTCCATTTGGTAAAGGAAGAAATGACACTCATCAGAAACGGTATTTCAACAGACAGGAGAATTGCCAGGAATGCAGGGATGGTAAATCCACAAAACACCAGGACTCGGTTGAGTTGCTTTTTTTTCAATTGGGTCATTTGGTATATCCAGCAGGGCCGGGAGTAAAGAACTCCCCGGCCCTAATCAAAAGATGAGAAACGAACTACAAAGCTGCTTTGGCAATCTTTGCATACGTAGCATCAAGTGCGTCCAAGGTCTGGGCGCGGTTGGTTTGCCCGGCGCAATAGCCTTGGAGGATTGAACCCAGCTGTTGCTCGGTTCCGGTGGGGAACATCTGGTAGAACCAAGGATAACCTGCCACCCCCGAGGCCAACAGGTCCGATGTTGCCTTGGCAATCTGGGAATCAGGAGAGGGGGCTCCGATAATTGGGGAAAGTTGTTTTACCTTGCCAGGTATCCAATTCTTCCCGTAATCGGAGGTAGTAAGCCATCTAAGCCAGTCAATGGCTGCCTGGAGGTTCTTGCTATCCTTGGCAATACGGATGGTCTGGTTTGAGTCAAACATAATCCCGGCTGTCAAGGCGTCATTTCCGGTCGGTCCGACCAAGAACCCCAGTTCTACTTCAGGGTTGGTTTTTCGAATCGAATCCTCGGCCCAGTTGCCTTGGTGGATCATTGCAACTTTTCCGGTTGCAAGCGAAGAAGTCTGGTCACTGAAATCCGATTCATTGGGTTTCGGCCCACCATACGTTCCGATAAGGTCCAGAAGGTCAAATACCTGACTCATTTCAGGGATATCCTTGAATTTCAAGGTACCGGCATTGAGCATGGACACAAAGTTCTCATATCCGCCGTAATTTTTTACCGGGATTGCAGCTAAAGCCTGCCAGGCAGTCTGGGGGAGTACCCAGAATTCCTTAAAACCGGTTGCAAACGGCTGCACGCCATTTGCCTGTAGTTTTTTAGCTACTGCCTCGAATTCACCGAGTGTACGGGGAAGCGTAGTAATCCCATTGTCCTTGAATACTTTCTTGTTGTAGATGAAAGAATGGGACTGGACCAGGAAGGGATAGCCCAATACCCTACCGTTGACAGTTACGCCCTGGAGAGCCGAGGGTTGGATTTGTTTCATAAAATCCTCGTCAGTAAGGTCGTAGACATAATCCTTGTAGGTTGAGTTGTCACTATAGGCACTGCTCATGAAGATATCGGGGATATCCCCGGAGTTCAGCCTACTGGTAAGGACAGACCGATAATCGGTCTGCAAAACAGTGATGTCCAGAGTAACCCCGGTTTCCGCTTTATAGGCGGCGATCATATCGTTGTATTGGTCAGCGAGTTCAGGGCTGTAGAACAATACACTGAGAGTTACGGGGCCTTTTGCCATTTCTTTTTGCCCTGCTGCAAAGACAGGACTGAAGAGCAAGAGCAGAAGCATTACTACGGTCAAAGTCTTTTTCATGAGAATCTCCTTTTTTCGCTTTTCCTTGAATGAAGCAACTATCTATGTTATACGTATAACATAGCAAAGTTCAGTTGTCAAATAAAAGAAGATAGATATATAAGGGTACTAAAAATAGCTGACGTATCTTAACAAAATGTTGTAGTATCGACAGGAAAGAAGGAATTGCATGGGAATTACACAGAAAGATATAGCTCGGGATTTAGGGATATCGTTTATTACTGTCAACCGGGCATTTAATGGAACGGGATATGTATCGGAAGAGCTCAAGCAAAGAATTTTCGAGTATGCCGAAAAGATGGCCTATGTACCGCACAAGGCCTCCCAGGTATTGGTACGCAATACCACCAAACG
The sequence above is a segment of the Sphaerochaeta pleomorpha str. Grapes genome. Coding sequences within it:
- a CDS encoding ATP-binding protein, producing the protein MFFANFESLQYEDLKDYKTLYQAIITASKAAKGKVYLFIDEIQEVPSWERVINSVRVDCDCDIYITGSNARLLSGELATLLSGRYVEISVYPLSFCEYLEFAKTNDDEAGLSTEQHFSNFLRYGGLPGIHEMKWDDAVLLRYLLDMFNTVLLKDVIKRNKIRDIDLLEKVVLYLMDNIGNTFSAKTISDFLKNQGRKLSTETVYTYIKALESAFLIHKVPRFDIKGKRLLETQEKYFVSDLGLRHATRGYRDNDIGGMLENVVFLELLRRGWTVNIGKQGSYEIDFIATHTDERLYAQVCYILTKDNTQREFEPLEAIDDNYEKVVISTDSLTGFNRNGIKQRNIIEFLLDT
- the yicI gene encoding alpha-xylosidase, translating into MKFRDGYWGIQKNVKMINKVEIQDSKAENGCLTVYASPKRIVGRGDTLNTPLHTLEFSSPLENVIHVRSYHFKGALHTGPQFELAPDKPEQLQFSQSEEGWEAISDQLSVSVGKKGPCSVAFSYAGRELTASIGSLSGHATVDGDQAYQCEYLSLGVGETIYGLGERFTPFVKNGQVVDIWNEDGGTSSEQAYKNIPFYLSSKGYGVLVSDPGKVSFEVGSEVVTAVQFSVKGECLDYYLIGGETLKQVLASYSLLCGKPALPPPWSFGLWLSTSFTTDYDETTVNGFLDGMTKRNIPLQVFHFDCFWMKEFQWVDFVWDERQFPDPVAMIKRMHAKGLHVCVWINPYIAQKSVLFDEGMAKGYLVKKQDGSVWQWDRWQAGMALVDFTNREAVSWFQSKLQKLLDMGVDTFKTDFGERIPTEVVYHDQSDPLKMHNFYTYLYNKAVFELVEKNRGVHEALVFARSATVGGQKFPVHWGGDCSATYASMAESLRGGLSLSLSGFGFWSHDIGGFEKTATPDLFKRWVAFGLLSSHSRLHGSESYRVPWNYDDQASEVLRHFVELKCSLMPYLFGQAVKTHQTGVPMMRSMVLEYPEDPCCAYLDRQYLLGDSLLVAPVFSSDGIVSYYLPQGVWTNFLNGRQVEGGRWYNEHHDYFSLPLMVRPNSLLAVGNDITRTDYDFSDGVCFHVFALDDGNSISVGVSDHEGKEVVTCTVSRSGSTYEVVKTGKKTPWSVCLRGIEKIGSNSAGVVAEGNLGCTVTLGPQEETVVVIDLNGTSLQR
- a CDS encoding carbohydrate ABC transporter permease, encoding MKRRPVSSFLTTGILSLVALVYLYPLFLVVINSFKSFSEITTNVLALPTSFSFDNFLQAFAIMQYPRYFLNTLIATSLGVSGVVVVSSLAGFKLSRTKTRYSWVMFLVLIAPMMIPFHSFMIALVKVAKELHLIGSPWGLGVLYWGLGSSLALFMYHGAVKGIPHELDDCAEIDGASPLRAFFQIIFPLLQPVTVSVIVINTMWMWNDFLLPLLVLSGSKKSLTLQLAAYNFFGLYKVEWNYAMAGVLLTILPAVIFYLCLQRYIIKGMVAGSVKT
- a CDS encoding carbohydrate ABC transporter permease; protein product: MTQLKKKQLNRVLVFCGFTIPAFLAILLSVEIPFLMSVISSFTKWNGLDRVQTFIGLENYKELFLDDSDMWKSMWFTLRLTLCSVVVINLVALFLAVLLDSDIKGKNTLRAAFYVPNIISLIIIGYIWRFIFSAGFESFFQKTGWSVFMSSWLGDTHLVFFSVLLVSVWNALGFYLVVYIAGLQSVPHDLIEASMIDGASRPLRFFRITLPMIMPSITVCVFYSLSNGLKAFDVILSLTNGGPGNATTTVALDIYRTAFVINRFGYGTAKSVILFLMILLLSILQVRSFKQKEVEV
- a CDS encoding ABC transporter substrate-binding protein — encoded protein: MKKTLTVVMLLLLLFSPVFAAGQKEMAKGPVTLSVLFYSPELADQYNDMIAAYKAETGVTLDITVLQTDYRSVLTSRLNSGDIPDIFMSSAYSDNSTYKDYVYDLTDEDFMKQIQPSALQGVTVNGRVLGYPFLVQSHSFIYNKKVFKDNGITTLPRTLGEFEAVAKKLQANGVQPFATGFKEFWVLPQTAWQALAAIPVKNYGGYENFVSMLNAGTLKFKDIPEMSQVFDLLDLIGTYGGPKPNESDFSDQTSSLATGKVAMIHQGNWAEDSIRKTNPEVELGFLVGPTGNDALTAGIMFDSNQTIRIAKDSKNLQAAIDWLRWLTTSDYGKNWIPGKVKQLSPIIGAPSPDSQIAKATSDLLASGVAGYPWFYQMFPTGTEQQLGSILQGYCAGQTNRAQTLDALDATYAKIAKAAL